CCAACATCGTCATGATGGGCATGGGCGAACCACTCTATAATTTCGAAGCCGTGCGCGACGGGTTGAAGATCGTCATGGACGGCGACGGCCTTGCCCTCAGCAAGCGCCGCATCACGCTCAGCACGTCAGGCGTGGTCCCGATGATGGCCCGCGCGGGCGAAGAGATCGGCGTCAATCTCGCCGTTTCGCTCCACGCGGTAACCAAGGAAGTCCGCGACGAAATCGTGCCGATCAACCGCAAATATGGCATCGAGGAATTGCTTCAGGCGTGCGCCGACTACCCGCAGGCCAATAACGCCCGCCGCATCACGTTCGAATATGTGATGCTGAAGGGCAAGAACGACAGCGACGATGACGCGCGCGAACTTGTCCGCCTGATTCGCAAATATAAATTGCCGGCAAAGGTCAATTTGATCCCGTTCAACCCGTGGCCCGGTGCGACCTATGAATGTTCCGACCCCGCCCGCATTCGCGCGTTCAGCACGATCGTTTTCGATGCCGGGATCAGCGCACCGATCCGCACACCGCGCGGTCGCGACATCATGGCAGCCTGCGGGCAGTTGAAATCGGCAAGCGAAAAGAAAACACGGGCGCAACTCGACGCGCTTGCAGAAGAAAAGCAGGCTGCGCTTGGTTGACGCCCTGACGCTCGCGCTGGCGGGTGTTGCAGGCATTATCGGCGGTTCGATGAACGCACTCGCCGGTGGCGGGTCGTTCGCAACCATGCCTACCCTGATCGCGCTTGGGTTACCGTCGCCGATCGCCAACGCGACCAGCAATGTCGCGCTGCAACCCGGCGCGGTCGCAAGTGCCTGGGCTTATCGACGCGGCCTCGGCACCATTGCCGGGATGTCGATAAAGCGGCTGTCGATCATCACATTTATCGGCGGACTGATCGGCAGTCTTTTGCTCGTTGCCACGCCTACCCGCACTTTCGACGTTATCATTCCGTGGCTTTTGCTACTTGCTACAATTGCGCTCGCCTTTGGACGCCATGCTGCCGACTGGCTTAAAGCACGGACCTCCATCGGCCTGCGGACGCTGATCGTCGCTCAGTTATCGCTGGGCATTTACGGAGGATATTTCGGCGGCGGTGTCGGGCTGATGATGACCGCGACATGGGGACTGCTGGCCGGAAGCGCACCACATCAGCTTGCCGCCCCGCGTACGTTGATGCTCGCCATAGCCAATGCCGCTGCAACGATGGTTTTCGTAATACTCGGTATGGTAAGATGGAATTTATGCCTGCCGATGCTGGCCGGGGGGATCGTCGGCGGTCATTTCGGCGCAAGACTGGGCCTGATTTTGCCACCCTGGGCGATCCGCGCGTGGACGCTGGCAATCAGCACGGTGACAACAATCGTGTTTTTCTATCGCGCTTATTCGTAACTTTCTCGCGCTTTACAGCGAACTAATGTTGGCGGACAACATAGCCCCGAGGAGATAGTCGATGGCGGTCGGTATAGCGGACGGCGAAGTGAAAGGCGGCGAGCTCGTAAAACGTCACCGGGTTTCGACCCGCGTCTGGCACTGGATCAACGCCATCGCGATCTTCGTGATGCTGATGTCCGGTCTGACGATCTCCAATGCTCACCCCCATCTTTATTGGGGCGAATATGGCGCGAACTTTGACCATGCCTGGTTCAACCCACCGCATTTTCCCGCTTGGACAACCATTCCGTCGAATTACAATCTCGCGCTCGCTCGGGAATGGCATCTGGCCTTTGCGTGGATATTGGCTTTCGGATTGTTGTTTTACCTGATTGCCTCGCTCATCACACGCCACATCCAGCGCGATCTGACGCTGACTAAGGCCGAGATCAGGCCTTCGCATTTGTGGGCTGATATAAAGGATCATGCCCGCCTGCGCTTCCCAACGGGTGCCGCCGCACTTCGCTATAACATCCTGCAAAAGCTGACATATATCGGCGTCATCTTCATTTTGATTCCGCTGTTGATTCTCACCGGACTGGGCCTGTCACCCGGTTTCAACGCGATTTTGCCGATCCCAACCCTGTTTGGAGGCCGGGCGACGGTGCGCTCTATCCACTTCATCTGTGCGGGCGGCATCGCACTATTTATCGTCGTCCACCTGCTGCTTGTCCTGCTTGCTGGTCCTTATAATGAAATCCGTTCGATGATCACCGGTCGCTACCGTATACCGTCCGATCCGATCACGCCCGTAGGGGGTACAGCATGAGCAAAATTCTTACCCGTCGCGCGCTCGTCGGCAGCCTCGTCGCGGGAGCAGGCACGCTGATCAGCGGATGCGATAAACTGGGTGATAATCCTGATTTTCAGAAACTGCTCAAGCAGGGCGAGCGCGGCAATTACGGGCTGCAACGACTGTTGCAGGACAATACCGCTCTCGCCACCGAATACGCTCCTAACCAACGCTCACCGATCTTTCGTTCGAACGGCACGGCAATGCCCGTCGGTGAAGACTATGCTCGCCACGTCGCCGCCGGTTTCGCCGATTGGACGCTTGTGATCGACGGCATGGTCGCCCGGCCGCAAACGATTGCCCTGAACGAAATCCGCAACCTGCCCCACCGAAGCCAGATTACCCGCCATGACTGTGTCGAGGGCTGGAGCGCGATTGCCAAATGGACCGGAACGCCACTGAAACTGTTGCTCGATCGTGCAGGAGTCAGCCCTCAGGCAAATTACGTCGTATTCCACTGCGCCGATGCGAACGACGGCGCGCCTTATTATGAATCGATCGACCGGATCGACGCCGCCCATCCGCAGACGATGCTGGCATGGGCGTTAAACGACCAATATCTGCCGGTCGCAAACGGCGCGCCCCTGCGCCTCCGCGTCGAACGGCAATTGGGATACAAGCACGCCAAATACGTCAACCGCCTCGAACTTGTTTCTTCATTAAAAGGGATACGTGGAGGCAATGGCGGGTTTTGGGAGGACGCTGCCGGTTACCAATGGTACGCCGGGATCTGAAGTTATCTATAAGCAGGTAAATCATCGTCACATGTCTTTGTTCGACAAATATGTTTCCGCCGCCTTTCGTCAGGGCGAACTCACCATCATCGACCACAAGGGGGTTGCAAAGACCTTCGGCAAATCTGTTCCGGGCTTCCCCGACGTAACGGTGCGTTTCGCCGATTCCCGCGTCCCCCGCGATATCGCGCTTGCCCCGGATCTCGGAGCGGGCGAAGCCTATATGAACGGTCGCCTGATCTTCGAACGTGGCGATGTACTTGATCTCATCTCGCTGATCCGATTGAATAATCCGTGGGAAAAAGGGGGAACCACCGGCAACCCCAATATCTGGCGTGACGCACTGCACCGGGTAAAGGGGCGCATCGACCGGATCAACTGGGCGCGCAAATCGAAACGCAATGTCGCACATCATTACGACCTGAGCGATCGGCTCTACGACCTCTTCCTCGACGCCGACCGCCAATATAGCTGCGCCTATTTCACTGATCCAGCCAACTCGCTCGAACAGGCACAGGCCGACAAAAAGGCGCACATTGCGGCAAAGCTTGCGCTGAAATCGGGTCAGCGGGTGCTCGACATCGGTTGCGGCTGGGGCGGTATGGCAATGTATCTGAACCGCGTTGCCGATGTCGAGGTGCTGGGCATCACACTCAGCGAAGAACAGCTAAAGGTCGCGCGCAAACGGGCCGAGGCTGCTGGGGTTTCCGACCGCGTGAAATTCGAACTCATCGATTATCGCGATGTTACTGGCACGTTCAATCGCATAGTTTCGGTGGGGATGTTCGAACACGTCGGACCCCAACATTACGAAACGTTTTTCAAACAATGCCGCAATCTGTTAACCGACGATGGCGTCATGCTGCTCCACACGATCGGCCGAATGGGAGAACCTGGCGTAACCGACACATGGACCGCCAAATATATTTTCCCCGGCGGCTACAGCCCTTCTTTGTCAGAAATCATATCCGCGAGCGAGACGACGCGGCTAATCCCCACCGACATCGAAACGCTGCGCCTGCATTATGGCCTGACGCTTCGCCACTGGTACAAACGCGTGGTCGAAAAGCGTACCGAGATTGAGGCGCTCTACGACGACAGGTTTTTCAGGATGTGGCAATTCTATCTTGCGGGGGCAGCCGTAGCCTTCGAAGGCGGGTCGCTATGCAATTA
This genomic stretch from Sphingomonas paeninsulae harbors:
- a CDS encoding SAM-dependent methyltransferase — its product is MSLFDKYVSAAFRQGELTIIDHKGVAKTFGKSVPGFPDVTVRFADSRVPRDIALAPDLGAGEAYMNGRLIFERGDVLDLISLIRLNNPWEKGGTTGNPNIWRDALHRVKGRIDRINWARKSKRNVAHHYDLSDRLYDLFLDADRQYSCAYFTDPANSLEQAQADKKAHIAAKLALKSGQRVLDIGCGWGGMAMYLNRVADVEVLGITLSEEQLKVARKRAEAAGVSDRVKFELIDYRDVTGTFNRIVSVGMFEHVGPQHYETFFKQCRNLLTDDGVMLLHTIGRMGEPGVTDTWTAKYIFPGGYSPSLSEIISASETTRLIPTDIETLRLHYGLTLRHWYKRVVEKRTEIEALYDDRFFRMWQFYLAGAAVAFEGGSLCNYQLQYSRRRDTLPITRDYIQREEERLRKLG
- a CDS encoding sulfite exporter TauE/SafE family protein produces the protein MVDALTLALAGVAGIIGGSMNALAGGGSFATMPTLIALGLPSPIANATSNVALQPGAVASAWAYRRGLGTIAGMSIKRLSIITFIGGLIGSLLLVATPTRTFDVIIPWLLLLATIALAFGRHAADWLKARTSIGLRTLIVAQLSLGIYGGYFGGGVGLMMTATWGLLAGSAPHQLAAPRTLMLAIANAAATMVFVILGMVRWNLCLPMLAGGIVGGHFGARLGLILPPWAIRAWTLAISTVTTIVFFYRAYS
- a CDS encoding cytochrome b/b6 domain-containing protein, encoding MAVGIADGEVKGGELVKRHRVSTRVWHWINAIAIFVMLMSGLTISNAHPHLYWGEYGANFDHAWFNPPHFPAWTTIPSNYNLALAREWHLAFAWILAFGLLFYLIASLITRHIQRDLTLTKAEIRPSHLWADIKDHARLRFPTGAAALRYNILQKLTYIGVIFILIPLLILTGLGLSPGFNAILPIPTLFGGRATVRSIHFICAGGIALFIVVHLLLVLLAGPYNEIRSMITGRYRIPSDPITPVGGTA
- a CDS encoding molybdopterin-dependent oxidoreductase; this translates as MSKILTRRALVGSLVAGAGTLISGCDKLGDNPDFQKLLKQGERGNYGLQRLLQDNTALATEYAPNQRSPIFRSNGTAMPVGEDYARHVAAGFADWTLVIDGMVARPQTIALNEIRNLPHRSQITRHDCVEGWSAIAKWTGTPLKLLLDRAGVSPQANYVVFHCADANDGAPYYESIDRIDAAHPQTMLAWALNDQYLPVANGAPLRLRVERQLGYKHAKYVNRLELVSSLKGIRGGNGGFWEDAAGYQWYAGI